GTAtaagggtaaaaaaaaattaggacagaaattaaaaagaaaaacatctcaaGCATAGGGTATACAAAAGGGTTGgataaaaattaaattctcaggcccgtcacaaagtttcattaactgtattttttgaaagttttattttctgCACAGTTGTAACCTCGGAAAATGTATAAATGGGAATTCCTCTTCATTAAAAGAAAGCCTTGTCTATACCCAATATATAACAACACAAAAATGTTCAATGGCAGTAGcagttttattcttatttagacttttatttttaaaaaaaaacaagcttcagaactgggtaaacattttgaaaatgcagtttaatgcagaAAAGCGCAAAGTGCAACATGCGAGCAAAAGGAATGTCTAAGTATAAATTCAAGATTGGAGACACTGTGCTACttggaagcaacctctgaaaagaatgTAGAGGTTTATGTTGAAACAACATTTTAATCATCTAAGCATTGTGCAGAagcacataaaaaagtaaataaaatgttaggttacaagggggcttcgccccttgctcgcttcgttcgcctacccccggggttttgaacccgtgcccgctgggcagccgtagtttcagacgcgcgttgtaggagcttgcgttgttttgaacccgtgcttgccctgcttctgcggtttgagacgcacgttgtaggcgtatatccgtcagtcgagctcgttcggtttgaacccgtgcctgctttgcctccgcagtttcagacggtgggtcgcgttctgcgttttgtacgatcccaagcagcacatgattcctaacttcactctgcagtagtgccatgcacaatatggcggtgacgcctgcgccttcactacacattagtgccactcacaatatgacggcaacgcctgcaccttccgtattatgtcgggttttaccatgctgtgtaggcgcctttgcctttcgtacttttcCATGCCTTCCGAcgtgcgatgtaggcgcctgcaccttccgggtctgcctccgatgtgtggtgtggatgttaaactgtcgttttttctgcttttatattctgtatctcgctgtgcatgtgtttcgtgcctaggtttttttgaagctgttgcattccagttttcatcatctgtaacctgctctccatgtgtttggccccgttctttaacctctttatgacgatttactttgtttcctactctgtcttttatttctgacctcgctttatcctgcttgcggcatgtcagacagttcatagtctctcccgtttcgctctggggcgggggggctttgtgtggcacctgcgcacgttcgtaatctctcccgtttcactctggggaggggggctttgtgtggcgcctgcgcactatgtctcctgcgtccacgggcaggtccctgcgtccatatctggtttaccattctcggttagtaatatggatatcataggcactgttgaatataaatcaagggatgttatgctcagactatttAATGCACTTTTGAGACCACATCTGAAGTATTGTATGCAGTTCTGGTTACCACACTACAAAGAAGACACAACAGCACTTAAAGCTGTGCACAGGAGGGCAACAAGGTGCagcccaggacttaaggacatgcctCCTACTTGACAGAGAAGAGAAAATTAAACTAGTTTAGTGTCAGGCCGAGGAGACTCCATGGGGATCTAAgccagatttcaaaattctcaaagacattgaCAAAGAAGATCCAgtggaattctttcaacttaaccaTACATCACGtgctcaaggacaccagtggaaattaaagggaagtgcatttaggactgcaGTTACAAAGCACTTCCTTATGCAAAAGTTGTGGGAATCTAGAACAATCAAGATATGTAGTAGCAGAAACCCTGACCATCATGAAGAATTATTTGGATCAGCTATTtggatagcttagctattagctaaataaacaagcTTGATGTACTGAACGGTCTCCtctgttttacaaaatttcttatgttcttgttatTTTGGAAGCACATGCTTCTGTTCTCACAATGACATTTTCACTATGGTTAAGtacttctttcattttattaaaagaaaacctttatattaagatttatttttatagagccTTCTTGCAAAATTACAGacaatgtcaaaaagaaaaaaaaatagtaataaaagcaAATACTTGTAGGAAAATATGACATGCCCAGTATTTGGTCGGTCTAGAATTAGCAGATTCCATTTGTAATAAAGACTAATTTTTCCTGTTGAGGTTTTGAAACTGACTGGCTTGGCTTGTGCTCTATCATTGCtggacatttcttttcttttttttttgtaggtatAAGCACAACATGAATGGCCATTAAGtagccagaaaaaatattgcaacatgttttatgtaatttaaaatgttatatttagctCACACAAAATTATATTTCTAGGAGTTATAACAGGTGTTTATTAAAAGAAGTACTATCTGGACATGCTAACAATAGAAAAGGAAGTAAGCGCATAAGTCAATGGTATATTACAACTAACGTTGAGTAGTTTTTTGATTCATTAGTGAATGGTGTTGTGGGGCGTGACAGTGATACTGGAATTATCAGTTTTACCtaattacaaataagaaaaatgttacCATTAATAAACAGCGCACAGAATTTGCTTTGCTATCCGGCACTGAGTTTTTCCAAAGGCATGGATTATTCTTCATCTTCACAATGTGTGATTCGCAGTGACGAATGGATAACATTCACAGTTTTCTTTAGAAGCAAGTCCTATAATCATCATACACACAATTCTACATGTGGTCTGTGTGTTTGGGTGTGCACATAATATCACCGTATAACCACTGTTCATTTGCCAAACTTTTCCAAGATCCTGTcacttctaattttaatttttaatgccaCTGGTTCTCAAGGTATGATAACACTTCAAACCTTTTTTAATGCTTGAGGAAAATGTCCCTATACCTTGAAACCTTTTCAGATACTTGCTATGATACTTGATGTAGTCTGAATAGGCAAGCCCTTAGTTCTGATCTCATCAGAGCTTTTGGTTATTGACTGTGATAATGATTAGGATTTACTccagtatactgtactgtatactataGCCAAGATTACATGTAATATAATCTAGACACTTAAAAAGATAATCTGAAAATTTGCAGGTCATGCAAAGATATTACTGCTCCTCTTAATAATTTTGACCTATTTTCTGAAATGCAGTTGTTttatagaataaaataataatccttATAGTGGAGTAAATGTTGCCAGATTTTACTACTGTTTTCTTTAAAGCTAAATAGACAAACTTTACagactttgtttgtttttaaggcAGATTTTGGACatcattacaaaaagactggaaatATTTCAcagcctggttttgtttttgtattttaattttaggaGAAGAATGACATCTATAACCCTGTGTGCATCATTCCcattgtcacctctctgaaggaaGAGGAGAGCCTGATAGAGGCCTGCACCAAGGTAACAGTCTGCATCATGCATTTCAAGTCCGATCAGTCTTGCCCAGTCACAATAGCTGTTGAatccctaactttttttttctaaacttatttTCAGCCTGTTGTGAAACTGCTTTATAACCGAAGCAACAATAAGTATTCCTACACAAGGTAAAAAtaactttcttgtttctattaAAAAATTGCATCCTGTTCTAAACACTGAATGGAAAATACCATTTTCTTAAagataattattttgttattcataggagagagagagaaaacatttttgacattttatatgGAACAGGTTTTAAACTGAgtcacttttatttgtttttgaatatttttttatatttccagtAACTCGGATGACAATCTTCTAAAGAATATTGAACTCTTTGATAAGCTGTCACTGCGCTTCAATGGACGCGTACTGTTTATTAAGGATGTAATTGGTGACGAAATCTGCTGCTGGTCTTTTTATGGTCAAGGGCGCAAGCTAGCAGAGGTGTGCTGTACGTCAATTGTATACACTACAGAGAAGAAGCAGACTAAGGTAATTAAGAAGGTGGAAATGTCAAGTTAAGCAAGGCTAACCATGTGTATCTGTGAAACCTGTTTAAAATGACTGTGTTAAATATTAATTGTATTACAGTCTTTAGTGTAGCAATGCATAATCTGATTGCAAACCTTTTTAATACTCTTGGtcggtgttttttttgtttattttcagacctTGTAAGATACACCTAATATTTCAGTACTTTTTCCCCACAAGTAGTTGGAGGGATCCTGTTTAACatgacatgttttttattttaacattgcaGTAATGTACACACTGTTATATGGAAAAACTCCAATCTTAAATACAGGCAATCTGACATATCAAAGAAAGACTTAAGACACATTAATCACAAGCATTGATTGTGGTTATTCTGTATTTATGATGTTTTATAGGTAGAATTTCCGGAGGCTCGTATCTATGAGGAGACATTGAATGTAATGCTGTATGAAACGCAGCGTATTCCTGACAATTCCCTACTTGAAGCAACGAGCCGTGGCACACACAGAGGATCTCAAAGTGAGGATGATGAGGTGCTGGAGCTGAGGGATCGTGTCCGCCGGATTCACATTAAGAGATATAGCACCTACGATGACAGATCTTTGGGGCACCAGCCTGGCCACCGGGATTAAATATATCAGGAACTAACTATCAAGagtgttctttgttttttgcctttgccAGCAAAGGTATAAAACaaaaaacctgcctaatttttcttTAAAGGCAACATTTGGTCCTTAGCCTTGACAAACAGtataaattaactgtttttaacaagaaaggctaaaaaaaacagtaaagctCAAAGAGAATTGAAGTATAAATAGGGTCTAGATAGAAAAAACTAACTAAAGTGTGAAGTATGCCATAGATCTGTTCATAATTGAATtatgatatttatattttataagaaTAAGGATTTAATTATGTAGTAAATCTCAGTGCCTGTTTAGCTTTGGGATGTATTTTGCATCCTAGAGACACTTCCTTtagtaatttttgtgttttttttccctaattCAACAATTCAATTTTAATGCTTTGGTTTAATGTGTAATTGCCAACTATTATATCTGAATTTAACTGGGTGTTGTGATTTAGCAGTAATGGTGGtgaacagtttggtgacctcaGAAAAGAAGTAAAGGGGATTGTAAGTTTTAGTAATCAAATAGTAAAGGCACTTTGTGTTGTAAAATATATCATCGCCATGGTCTCAGTCCTGTGCTTTAGTACTTTCAGATGGTTTTTGGTTAACAATAagaacaattttcttttaataaaatgacatggtgaatgattttatttagttatttaatcaTAGGCTGTtgtaatgttctttttaaatgtgGTACAGAGGCTGATGTTCTTATATACTattaatgtatgtatataaaatgtggatacatatataaatgtaacaacagGTTGTCCCTATGGAGATAATTCTATGATATGCCTCATTTGTGTACCATTAGCCAGTTTTTAGTTTTTCTGCCTCTGTGAGACAAGATGGTGAACTTACTTTGTTAATTTCTTAAGAGCATCTTTTGTAtaccatacagtatattagacTTTTCAGTTATTTCAAGAATATTAGTAAATTTTGTTGAAACACAAACTAAGACTGAATTCAGATTTTAAAGGTCTTCAATCCTAATTACTTTCATATTGGTTGTAAAACAGCCATACCTTGAACTTTGATAAGGAATGTAAATGTGTTTAGTTTGGTAAGCTGACAAGATTAGTTATATTTTGAGTCTTGCATTCTTAGCCTGTGACCACTGACATGTCAAAATAAGACTCCTTTAGCactgatttttacacttttttttgtaaGGATAACAATTGTAGTTTCCTGGTAGTTAGAATAAGCATCCTGCCActactgaatattttttctgctcacaaaaaacacaaaattcattaaattgttacattttactCCCATTTAATATCTCAGTGGCATTTTTACATTAATACACAGCTATTGCTCTTAAGTTTATGGCTGTCTGTtaagttattgttatttttttattttattactttattgaaTATCATTCCATGCAAATGTGAGTTCATTCCTCAGTTTTTGTTATGGTTTTAGTTTTGCATTATTTTCCAGGAATTCTCAAACATGTTGaacagcattcattttttttaacaatacctTTAAAATGATAATTAGATGCATATGAGTATTTTGAGAGAGCATATTTCCAATAAGAAATTAAGACCACTGGTTTTGAGTGTTGTGTATTTTATGGTAATGGAATTGCAAACACCTAATTAGAACAGgattttaaaatttaagtcaTTTAGGAAGATTATAGATAGCATTCTGctccaaaatgaaaaatgtcacaTCATAAATTGCCCAGCTCCTCTTTGGTAGCATGCTTTATGAATGACAATTACCTATGATGATTAAGATTTGCTAGTGTTAATAATGGATTGTACActgtggagaaaaataaaaataacacaaaggaaaaaaaaactgtacatatttttttgttgttacaaATTTTGGCTCGGCTGTTCTTTTCCCCAAAACTTTTCAGTTACTTAAAGGGTCTTccaataaagacatacatttgTGATTGATGCACTGTGAAGACCAAGAAATTCATAATATTATGCAGCTCATTAATTTGTTGATACTATTTCTGCATTGGAAGAGCAACATGCAATCTTAATATTTTAAGTACTAAGGgtattaaatgtttacaaaaattgtttttcatgaCATGATAGGCTGtataaaatgaaagaacattTAACATGGTTTGATAAGTATAATTAAAGTAGACACTTGTAACCATATGTTCATCCCAGATATATGTCAGAGCAAAAGT
This region of Erpetoichthys calabaricus chromosome 8, fErpCal1.3, whole genome shotgun sequence genomic DNA includes:
- the tnfaip1 gene encoding BTB/POZ domain-containing adapter for CUL3-mediated RhoA degradation protein 2; this translates as MSGETCLAQVHSSGAPSSPAINNKPMTCSYSGSSIGRLGNKYVRLNVGGSLYFATVQVLTRQDTMLKAMFSGRMEVLTDKEGWVLIDRCGKHFGTILNYLRDASIVLPNSHQEIQELMAEAKYYLIQGLVDICQTALQEKNDIYNPVCIIPIVTSLKEEESLIEACTKPVVKLLYNRSNNKYSYTSNSDDNLLKNIELFDKLSLRFNGRVLFIKDVIGDEICCWSFYGQGRKLAEVCCTSIVYTTEKKQTKVEFPEARIYEETLNVMLYETQRIPDNSLLEATSRGTHRGSQSEDDEVLELRDRVRRIHIKRYSTYDDRSLGHQPGHRD